A portion of the Sabethes cyaneus chromosome 3, idSabCyanKW18_F2, whole genome shotgun sequence genome contains these proteins:
- the LOC128741308 gene encoding coiled-coil domain-containing protein 43 isoform X2 — protein MAISNVNGFNAWLNGKLREFNTDESVFGSYITGILEGDESGEEKTEALEGILAEIIESDLNNFIKEILDKWKSCHSSESNSSASQTTKLDVDEQLAKLLENQKLAKKVEREYTEEERRIKEQILSQYSQLSESDHEDADAEPGAGGGSGGGGGGGGSGSTGEIGGLARNTNAADVAALVREKREQAKLESQQKKEKDRQDREKQKQLREEKKEKRKTVKGERRR, from the exons ATGGCCATCTCAAACGTGAACGGGTTCAACGCTTGGCTGAACGGAAAACTGCGTGAGTTCAACACCGATGAAAGTGTGTTCGGTTCCTACATAACCGGAATTCTGGAAGGCGACGAAAGTGGCGAGGAAAAGACCGAAGCCCTGGAAGGCATTCTGGCCGAGATTATT GAATCCGATTTGAATAACTTCATCAAAGAAATACTGGACAAATGGAAAAGCTGTCATTCTAGCGAGTCAAATTCGTCCGCTAGCCAAACGACAAAACTCGACGTGGATGAGCAGTTAGCCAAACTGCTGGAGAATCAAAAACTTGCCAAGAAAGTCGAACGAGAATACACCGAGGAAGAACGACGTATCAAGGAACAGATTCTATCGCAGTACAGCCAG CTCTCTGAAAGTGACCACGAAGATGCAGACGCCGAGCCTGGTGCCGGTGGCGgcagtggtggtggtggtggtggtggaggaAGCGGGTCGACCGGTGAAATCGGTGGACTTGCTCGCAATACTAATGCAGCCGATGTGGCTGCCCTAGTGAGGGAAAAGCGAGAACAGGCCAAGCTGGAGAGTCAGCAGAAAAAGGAGAAGGATCGTCAGGATCGGGAAAAGCAAAAGCAGCTACGAgaggaaaagaaggaaaagcgcAAAACTGTCAAAGGCGAGCGACGTCGGTAG
- the LOC128741308 gene encoding coiled-coil domain-containing protein 43 isoform X1, which yields MAISNVNGFNAWLNGKLREFNTDESVFGSYITGILEGDESGEEKTEALEGILAEIIVSESDLNNFIKEILDKWKSCHSSESNSSASQTTKLDVDEQLAKLLENQKLAKKVEREYTEEERRIKEQILSQYSQLSESDHEDADAEPGAGGGSGGGGGGGGSGSTGEIGGLARNTNAADVAALVREKREQAKLESQQKKEKDRQDREKQKQLREEKKEKRKTVKGERRR from the exons ATGGCCATCTCAAACGTGAACGGGTTCAACGCTTGGCTGAACGGAAAACTGCGTGAGTTCAACACCGATGAAAGTGTGTTCGGTTCCTACATAACCGGAATTCTGGAAGGCGACGAAAGTGGCGAGGAAAAGACCGAAGCCCTGGAAGGCATTCTGGCCGAGATTATTGTCAGT GAATCCGATTTGAATAACTTCATCAAAGAAATACTGGACAAATGGAAAAGCTGTCATTCTAGCGAGTCAAATTCGTCCGCTAGCCAAACGACAAAACTCGACGTGGATGAGCAGTTAGCCAAACTGCTGGAGAATCAAAAACTTGCCAAGAAAGTCGAACGAGAATACACCGAGGAAGAACGACGTATCAAGGAACAGATTCTATCGCAGTACAGCCAG CTCTCTGAAAGTGACCACGAAGATGCAGACGCCGAGCCTGGTGCCGGTGGCGgcagtggtggtggtggtggtggtggaggaAGCGGGTCGACCGGTGAAATCGGTGGACTTGCTCGCAATACTAATGCAGCCGATGTGGCTGCCCTAGTGAGGGAAAAGCGAGAACAGGCCAAGCTGGAGAGTCAGCAGAAAAAGGAGAAGGATCGTCAGGATCGGGAAAAGCAAAAGCAGCTACGAgaggaaaagaaggaaaagcgcAAAACTGTCAAAGGCGAGCGACGTCGGTAG